From the genome of Methanofervidicoccus abyssi, one region includes:
- the nadC gene encoding carboxylating nicotinate-nucleotide diphosphorylase, whose protein sequence is MLSLYAKKVLNESLINDVGYGDITTELVIPENHNSKGEIVIKEDAVICGLNFILDFLKDYHLKCNLRVKEGEFIERDSKVMEIEGNTRKILTLERTILNFLMHLSGIATKTYRVVKKVREINKKVRIACTRKTLPLLSPLEKYAVVVGGGDSHRFRLDDMVMIKDNHIEALGVEECFKRVKKVSFTKKVEIEVDSIHLLEKVLPYRPDIVLLDNFKPKEVEEALEVIGAFEDKVGYRPLVEVSGGIKENNILEYAKYEVDIISMGCLIHSAPAVDISLSIFKRE, encoded by the coding sequence ATGCTCTCTCTATACGCCAAAAAGGTACTAAATGAATCTCTTATAAACGATGTAGGGTATGGAGATATCACTACAGAGTTGGTTATTCCAGAAAATCATAACTCCAAGGGAGAGATAGTTATTAAGGAGGACGCTGTAATCTGTGGTTTAAATTTCATCTTAGATTTTTTAAAGGATTATCACTTAAAGTGTAATCTACGTGTAAAGGAAGGAGAGTTTATAGAGAGAGACAGTAAAGTTATGGAGATAGAAGGCAACACAAGAAAAATATTAACACTTGAAAGAACTATTCTAAACTTTTTGATGCACTTATCAGGTATAGCAACTAAGACCTATAGAGTTGTGAAGAAGGTAAGGGAGATAAATAAGAAAGTTAGAATAGCCTGTACTAGAAAGACACTACCTCTACTTTCGCCCCTTGAAAAGTACGCTGTAGTTGTGGGAGGAGGGGATAGTCATAGATTCAGGTTGGACGATATGGTGATGATAAAAGATAACCATATAGAAGCCCTTGGAGTGGAGGAATGTTTCAAGAGAGTGAAGAAGGTTAGTTTCACAAAGAAGGTAGAGATAGAGGTAGATAGTATACATCTATTGGAGAAGGTGCTTCCCTACAGACCTGATATAGTGCTCTTGGACAACTTCAAACCTAAAGAGGTAGAGGAAGCCTTAGAAGTGATAGGTGCCTTCGAGGATAAAGTGGGATATAGGCCCTTAGTTGAGGTTAGTGGAGGTATTAAGGAAAATAACATCTTGGAGTATGCGAAATACGAGGTGGATATAATATCTATGGGATGCCTTATACACTCTGCTCCAGCGGTGGATATAAGTTTAAGCATTTTTAAAAGAGAATAA
- a CDS encoding 4Fe-4S dicluster domain-containing protein has protein sequence MVVIIDYSKCKGLDCAECVNVCPMEVFKIEKDKVVVSNEDVCTFCRVCEDVCLENAIEVRDE, from the coding sequence GTGGTTGTAATAATAGACTACAGTAAGTGTAAAGGGTTAGATTGTGCAGAGTGTGTAAATGTATGTCCTATGGAGGTGTTTAAAATAGAGAAAGATAAAGTTGTAGTATCAAACGAGGATGTCTGTACCTTCTGTAGGGTTTGTGAAGACGTGTGTTTAGAGAACGCCATAGAGGTTAGAGATGAGTAA
- the ilvN gene encoding acetolactate synthase small subunit, which translates to MRRHPKKEEISTHIISVLVLNNPGVLQRIAGLFSRRGYNISSITVGTTETPHIARMTIVVKGDNKILEQVVKQLNKLIEVIKVSDLDVNKCVKRELCLIKIHTPDESSKSQVIQYTNVFRGKIVDLSQESLTVEITGSSDKINAFIDLVRTFGIKEIARTGLTALMRGPKVLKSKKS; encoded by the coding sequence ATGAGAAGACATCCAAAAAAGGAAGAAATTTCTACCCATATTATATCAGTACTTGTGTTGAACAATCCAGGAGTCCTTCAGAGGATAGCAGGACTTTTCAGTAGAAGAGGTTATAACATATCTTCCATAACAGTTGGTACTACAGAGACCCCCCATATAGCAAGGATGACAATAGTAGTTAAGGGGGATAATAAGATACTTGAACAGGTGGTAAAACAACTTAACAAACTTATAGAGGTTATTAAGGTAAGTGATTTAGATGTAAATAAGTGTGTAAAGAGAGAACTCTGTCTTATAAAAATCCACACGCCAGATGAGAGCAGTAAATCTCAGGTAATACAATACACCAACGTATTCAGAGGTAAAATAGTGGATCTAAGCCAAGAGTCCTTAACTGTGGAGATAACGGGAAGTAGTGATAAGATAAATGCATTTATAGATTTAGTTAGAACCTTTGGAATTAAGGAGATAGCACGTACTGGATTAACTGCACTTATGAGAGGGCCTAAGGTATTGAAGTCTAAGAAGTCTTAA
- a CDS encoding class I SAM-dependent methyltransferase: MNRKKSIREDIRKFYDTWFPETFPGYIKTLMNLEEMLVVGIIENLEEYRDIKRKRGMVLDCGCGFGSYYSLTKDLNTLYLDLSYNQLKRFGKIYGLRSNRICGDILNLPFKDNTFDLLLCINVLEHVKDIDRALKEFHRVLKDKGILLVVVVNRESIIREEIFNEFRIYHRGLSLKNFEVDGFEIVKYTTFYFLPPIFKILPVFILNCFIDKIYLKLEYRLRDLFKGKGQFLCVVLRKSQYNKPKNNNKKQTTVEILNKK, encoded by the coding sequence ATGAATAGAAAAAAGAGTATCAGAGAAGATATAAGAAAGTTTTACGACACCTGGTTTCCTGAAACATTTCCAGGTTATATTAAAACCCTTATGAATTTGGAAGAGATGTTGGTAGTGGGTATTATAGAAAATTTAGAGGAGTATAGAGATATTAAAAGGAAAAGAGGTATGGTATTGGACTGTGGCTGCGGATTCGGATCTTATTACTCCCTAACTAAGGATCTAAATACCCTCTATCTCGATCTATCTTACAACCAGCTTAAAAGATTTGGGAAGATATATGGACTTCGTAGTAATAGAATCTGTGGCGATATATTAAATCTTCCCTTTAAAGACAATACATTTGACCTTCTTCTCTGTATAAACGTCTTGGAGCATGTGAAGGATATCGATAGAGCGCTGAAGGAATTTCATAGGGTGTTAAAAGATAAAGGTATTCTTTTAGTGGTAGTAGTCAATAGAGAAAGTATAATAAGGGAAGAGATATTCAACGAGTTTAGGATATACCATAGGGGGCTATCTCTTAAGAATTTCGAAGTTGATGGTTTTGAGATAGTAAAATATACTACATTTTATTTTCTACCACCTATCTTTAAGATACTTCCAGTGTTTATCCTTAATTGTTTCATAGATAAAATATACTTAAAGTTAGAATACAGATTAAGAGATCTTTTTAAAGGTAAGGGGCAGTTCCTATGTGTGGTTTTAAGAAAAAGTCAGTACAATAAACCTAAAAATAATAATAAAAAACAAACAACTGTCGAGATTTTGAATAAAAAATAA
- the serS gene encoding serine--tRNA ligase — translation MRFDLRGKIIFSKELNSEIIEDIEEVLKSSREFFLKGVPKGKEEEASKIVDYVFQGNELVLHIVSGRYTRAHDALIRLKKPIVEKIGRKHRIGIRSILIENYEISIPVESNTVKDIKVPECEEVIFEDNTLKLVFRNIGEKELKRNIIDRAIKFVKNYVESEEDLTRRVCVIEPGTVVREYKTKRSITFKEDPTEVAEKLGWVKRFPGKGQWFYTPPMAKLFRIFEELIMEECVNKIGFEECLFPKLIPLEIMYKMRYLEGLPEGMYYVSPPKRDPEMFKEFVTEMMIKREIPIKKLRDLLRDPGYVLAPAQCEPFYQFFEHMLVDVDKPVKFVDRSGWTYRWEGGGARGLDRVNEFLRIECVMLGSPEFVEKVRDETLRYAEKLAEKLDLEYWTVVGDDPFYLEGRKKEDRDIEFPEIPKYEMRLWLPYEKEERRGVAVTSANVHGTHFVEGFNIRDYRGRKVWTGCTGYGITRWVVGFLAQYGFNYDDWPKVIQKKYGKPPEIPKVINWP, via the coding sequence GTGAGGTTTGATCTAAGGGGGAAAATTATATTTAGTAAAGAGTTAAACAGTGAGATAATAGAGGATATAGAAGAGGTTCTCAAAAGTAGTAGAGAGTTTTTCCTAAAAGGTGTCCCTAAGGGAAAGGAAGAGGAAGCATCTAAGATAGTGGATTATGTATTTCAAGGTAACGAACTTGTGCTACATATTGTATCAGGTAGATACACTAGAGCACATGACGCCCTTATAAGGTTGAAAAAACCTATTGTAGAGAAGATTGGGAGAAAACACAGAATAGGTATTAGAAGTATTCTCATTGAGAACTACGAGATATCCATACCTGTTGAAAGCAATACAGTGAAAGATATAAAAGTACCTGAATGTGAGGAGGTGATCTTTGAAGATAACACATTAAAACTTGTATTCAGAAACATAGGGGAAAAGGAACTTAAGAGAAATATTATAGACAGGGCTATAAAGTTTGTAAAGAATTACGTAGAATCTGAGGAAGATCTAACCCGCCGTGTATGTGTTATAGAACCAGGTACGGTAGTAAGGGAGTATAAAACAAAGAGAAGTATAACCTTTAAGGAGGATCCTACAGAGGTTGCGGAGAAGTTAGGATGGGTTAAGAGGTTTCCAGGTAAAGGGCAATGGTTCTACACACCTCCAATGGCAAAACTATTTAGGATATTTGAAGAACTTATAATGGAGGAGTGTGTTAATAAAATTGGATTTGAAGAGTGTCTATTTCCCAAGTTGATACCTTTAGAAATCATGTACAAAATGAGATACTTAGAAGGACTCCCGGAAGGAATGTACTATGTTTCCCCTCCAAAGAGAGATCCTGAAATGTTTAAGGAATTTGTCACTGAAATGATGATAAAGAGGGAGATACCTATTAAGAAGTTAAGGGATTTACTTAGGGATCCTGGTTATGTACTAGCCCCTGCCCAGTGTGAGCCTTTCTATCAGTTCTTCGAGCATATGTTGGTAGATGTAGATAAGCCTGTAAAATTCGTAGATAGGAGTGGTTGGACGTATAGATGGGAAGGAGGTGGAGCTAGAGGACTTGATAGAGTTAATGAATTCTTAAGGATAGAGTGTGTAATGTTAGGTAGTCCAGAGTTCGTTGAAAAGGTTAGGGACGAGACATTGAGATACGCCGAGAAACTGGCTGAAAAACTTGACTTAGAGTATTGGACTGTAGTTGGAGATGACCCATTCTATTTAGAAGGAAGGAAGAAGGAAGATAGGGATATAGAATTTCCAGAGATACCTAAGTATGAGATGAGGTTATGGTTACCCTATGAAAAGGAGGAGAGAAGAGGAGTTGCAGTAACTTCTGCAAATGTCCATGGAACTCACTTTGTGGAAGGTTTTAACATAAGAGATTACAGGGGGAGGAAGGTGTGGACTGGATGTACAGGTTACGGTATAACAAGGTGGGTTGTGGGGTTCTTAGCACAATACGGTTTCAACTACGACGATTGGCCAAAGGTTATTCAGAAAAAGTATGGAAAGCCACCTGAGATTCCAAAGGTCATCAACTGGCCGTAA
- a CDS encoding acetolactate synthase large subunit, with protein MRGAEALIKALEYEGVKVIFGYPGGALLPFYDALYDSDLIHILTRHEQGAAHAADGYARASGKVGICVGTSGPGATNLVTGVATAYADSSPIIAITGQVPTRLIGNDAFQEIDALGIFMPIVKHNFQIRRSKDIPAIVRSAFEIAKTGRPGPVHIDLPKDVQEEEFDIEENPIPAKIDLPGYKPTIKGHPKQIKMAVNAIMTAERPVIIAGGGVNIANATEELLKLAELCSIPVCTTLMGKGSFPEDHPLSLGMVGMHGTKPANYAVSECDLLIAIGCRFSDRITGDISSFAPYAKIIHIDIDPAEIGKNVDVDIPIVGDAKVVLGDMISYFLKMCREGGKELSNDGRREWLEYLESLKRSKIPKMNYDDIPIKPQRIVKELMNVIEELKLKDRYIITTDVGQNQMWMAHYFKVHLPRTFLSSGGLGTMGFGLPSAIGAKIAKPDSKVICVTGDGGLMMNIQELGTVADYGIPVVICVFDNRTLGMVYQWQNLFYGKRQCNVNFGDSPDFVKVAKGYGIKAQKVTDPKDIKEALKEALLSDEPYLIDFIIDPAEGLPMVPPGGKLKNIIDPVRERPKEKIPCFNEIKSKLLEDSKERDNTKETLQDLNSPVEREIY; from the coding sequence ATGAGAGGAGCAGAAGCCCTTATAAAGGCACTGGAGTATGAAGGAGTAAAGGTTATATTTGGATATCCAGGTGGAGCTCTACTTCCCTTCTACGATGCACTCTACGACAGTGATCTTATACATATACTTACAAGGCATGAGCAAGGGGCAGCCCATGCAGCAGATGGATACGCCAGGGCTAGTGGAAAGGTAGGGATATGTGTTGGAACCTCAGGCCCAGGAGCTACAAACTTAGTAACTGGTGTTGCCACAGCTTATGCAGATTCTTCTCCTATAATTGCAATTACTGGCCAGGTACCTACAAGGTTAATAGGAAACGATGCCTTTCAGGAGATAGACGCCTTAGGTATATTTATGCCAATAGTAAAGCATAACTTCCAGATAAGGAGGAGCAAGGATATACCTGCAATAGTTAGGAGTGCCTTTGAGATAGCAAAAACTGGAAGACCAGGACCGGTACATATAGATCTACCGAAGGATGTCCAGGAGGAGGAGTTTGATATAGAAGAAAACCCAATACCTGCAAAGATAGATCTTCCTGGATACAAACCTACTATAAAGGGACATCCTAAGCAAATTAAAATGGCTGTAAATGCCATCATGACTGCGGAGAGGCCTGTAATTATAGCAGGTGGTGGTGTAAATATAGCCAATGCAACAGAAGAACTTTTAAAACTTGCAGAGTTATGTAGTATCCCTGTATGTACTACCTTAATGGGAAAGGGAAGTTTTCCCGAGGATCATCCACTTTCTCTTGGAATGGTTGGAATGCATGGAACAAAACCTGCAAATTATGCAGTGTCAGAGTGTGATCTACTGATAGCCATAGGTTGTAGGTTCTCAGATAGGATAACTGGGGATATCAGTAGTTTTGCACCCTATGCAAAGATCATACATATAGATATAGATCCCGCCGAGATCGGGAAAAACGTAGATGTTGATATACCGATAGTAGGGGATGCAAAAGTTGTATTGGGGGATATGATATCCTACTTCCTTAAGATGTGTAGGGAAGGTGGTAAGGAATTAAGTAATGACGGTAGGAGAGAGTGGTTGGAGTATCTGGAATCCCTGAAGAGATCCAAAATTCCAAAGATGAACTACGACGACATTCCAATAAAGCCCCAGAGAATCGTAAAGGAGCTTATGAATGTAATCGAGGAGTTGAAGTTAAAGGATAGATATATTATAACAACAGATGTTGGACAGAATCAGATGTGGATGGCCCACTACTTCAAGGTACATCTACCAAGGACATTTCTGTCTTCTGGAGGTTTAGGTACTATGGGCTTTGGACTACCTTCTGCAATAGGGGCTAAGATAGCAAAGCCAGATTCCAAAGTTATATGTGTTACTGGGGATGGAGGATTGATGATGAATATCCAGGAGTTAGGAACTGTTGCAGACTATGGGATACCTGTTGTAATATGTGTATTTGACAATAGGACGTTAGGAATGGTTTATCAGTGGCAGAATCTCTTCTATGGAAAGAGACAGTGTAATGTTAACTTTGGAGATAGTCCAGACTTTGTAAAGGTTGCAAAGGGCTACGGTATAAAGGCCCAGAAGGTGACAGATCCTAAGGATATAAAGGAGGCACTTAAGGAGGCCCTTCTCAGCGATGAACCTTACCTTATAGATTTTATTATAGATCCTGCAGAAGGTCTACCTATGGTACCCCCAGGTGGAAAATTGAAGAATATAATAGATCCAGTTAGGGAACGTCCTAAGGAGAAGATCCCATGTTTCAATGAGATAAAGAGTAAGTTATTGGAGGATTCTAAAGAAAGGGATAACACTAAGGAAACTCTTCAGGATCTCAACTCTCCTGTAGAGAGGGAGATATATTAA